From a single Couchioplanes caeruleus genomic region:
- a CDS encoding DUF3152 domain-containing protein, with amino-acid sequence MRLIRIAVAALTLAGVTACGDPPRPAGTPAERRPVAAPVRAKPAPVIAYPARGHGHWRTAPGTARTAGRSGSLLRYRVLVERDITGLAPASFADAVAATLADPRGWTAGGTLRLRRVGPGQAYDFTVYLATPRTRDRLCRSAVDEYTSCRNGDWVVLNVARWVKGVPGYGAPLSVYRQYMVNHEVGHRLGHGHERCPGAGRPAPVMQQQTLGLHGCTPNPWPYRAGRRYGGRVGAYDDPVPAPDRGRAG; translated from the coding sequence GTGAGGCTGATCCGGATCGCCGTGGCCGCGCTGACGCTGGCCGGCGTCACCGCGTGCGGCGATCCTCCCCGGCCGGCCGGGACCCCGGCCGAGCGGCGCCCGGTGGCGGCTCCCGTCCGCGCGAAGCCGGCCCCCGTGATCGCCTACCCGGCACGCGGGCACGGACACTGGCGCACCGCCCCCGGCACCGCACGCACGGCGGGCCGGAGCGGGTCGCTGCTGCGCTACCGGGTGCTGGTCGAACGTGACATCACGGGCCTCGCGCCCGCCTCGTTCGCCGACGCGGTCGCCGCCACGCTGGCCGACCCGCGCGGGTGGACCGCCGGCGGCACGCTGCGGCTGCGGCGGGTGGGACCGGGGCAGGCGTACGACTTCACGGTGTACCTGGCGACGCCGCGTACCCGCGACCGGCTGTGCCGCAGCGCGGTGGACGAGTACACGTCGTGCCGCAACGGCGACTGGGTCGTGCTGAACGTGGCGCGCTGGGTCAAGGGCGTGCCCGGGTACGGTGCTCCGCTGTCGGTGTACCGGCAGTACATGGTCAACCACGAGGTCGGGCACCGGCTCGGCCACGGCCACGAACGCTGCCCCGGCGCGGGCCGGCCGGCGCCGGTGATGCAGCAGCAGACGCTGGGCCTGCACGGCTGTACGCCCAACCCGTGGCCGTACCGGGCCGGCAGGCGCTACGGCGGCCGCGTGGGCGCGTACGACGATCCGGTCCCCGCCCCCGACCGCGGCCGCGCCGGCTGA
- a CDS encoding S-adenosylmethionine:tRNA ribosyltransferase-isomerase: MTATLPAFELPARLEADRPPEPRDGVRMLTARRGTGAIGHHRFTDLPGVLRAGDVLVVNTSGTLPAAVPVAGSPLSVHFSTATADGAWLIELRGPAGPYAGAAPGERYALAGGGAVTLREAYSRGRLWVADVDTGAAATVTDYLYAHGAPIRYSYVPRPWPLSAYQTVFGVHPGSAEMPSAGRPFTHELVTRLVTAGVLLAPVLLHTGVASPEAHERPYPERFAVPATTLRTVADAKADGGRVIAVGTTAVRALETAWDGPASGWTDLVVTPERGVRVVDGLLTGFHEPRASHLDMLAAIAGTPLLRRCYEAALEGGYRWHEFGDVNLLLP, from the coding sequence ATGACGGCCACGCTGCCGGCCTTCGAGCTGCCCGCCCGGCTGGAGGCGGACCGGCCGCCCGAGCCCCGCGACGGCGTGCGGATGCTCACCGCGCGGCGCGGCACCGGCGCGATCGGCCACCACCGGTTCACCGATCTGCCCGGGGTGCTGCGCGCCGGCGACGTGCTGGTGGTCAACACCTCCGGGACGCTGCCGGCCGCCGTACCGGTCGCCGGGAGCCCGCTGAGCGTGCACTTCTCCACGGCCACCGCGGACGGCGCCTGGCTGATCGAACTGCGCGGCCCGGCGGGCCCGTACGCCGGCGCGGCCCCCGGCGAGCGGTACGCGCTGGCCGGGGGCGGGGCCGTCACGTTGCGGGAGGCGTACTCGAGGGGCCGGCTGTGGGTCGCCGACGTCGACACCGGTGCGGCCGCCACGGTCACCGATTACCTGTACGCCCACGGCGCGCCGATCCGCTACTCGTACGTGCCCCGGCCGTGGCCGCTGAGCGCGTACCAGACGGTGTTCGGGGTGCACCCGGGCAGCGCCGAGATGCCCAGCGCCGGGCGGCCGTTCACCCACGAGCTGGTGACCCGGCTGGTGACCGCGGGCGTGCTGCTCGCACCCGTGCTCCTGCACACCGGGGTGGCGTCGCCGGAGGCGCACGAACGCCCGTACCCGGAGCGTTTCGCCGTGCCGGCGACCACCCTGCGCACGGTCGCCGACGCCAAGGCCGACGGCGGCCGCGTCATCGCAGTGGGCACCACCGCGGTCCGCGCCCTCGAGACCGCGTGGGACGGCCCGGCGAGCGGCTGGACCGACCTGGTGGTCACGCCGGAGCGAGGGGTACGGGTGGTGGACGGGCTGCTCACGGGGTTCCACGAGCCGCGCGCCTCCCACCTGGACATGCTCGCCGCGATCGCCGGGACGCCGCTCCTCCGGCGCTGCTACGAGGCGGCGCTGGAGGGCGGCTACCGCTGGCACGAGTTCGGCGACGTCAACCTGCTCCTGCCATGA
- a CDS encoding SDR family NAD(P)-dependent oxidoreductase, with product MVVAIITGASRGLGYALSAGLAAAGWDLVTDARTAAELTAATHRLRSAGARAVVAVPGDVTDPVHRGELVAAADRLGGPDLLVNNAGILGPSPQPPLAAYPLEVLREVYEVNTLAPLALIQLALPALRERRGAIVTVTSDAAVEPYPGWGGYGSAKAAAEQASRVLAAEEPDVRVWAVDPGDLRTRMHQEAFPGEDIGDRPPPESVVPAFLRLLAGAPPSGRVRLADLAATGAAR from the coding sequence ATGGTCGTCGCCATCATCACCGGCGCGTCCCGGGGACTCGGGTACGCGCTGTCCGCAGGCCTCGCCGCGGCGGGGTGGGACCTGGTCACCGATGCCCGCACCGCCGCCGAGCTCACCGCCGCCACGCACCGGCTGAGATCCGCCGGCGCGCGGGCCGTCGTCGCCGTGCCGGGGGACGTCACCGACCCTGTCCACCGCGGCGAGCTGGTCGCGGCGGCCGACCGGCTCGGCGGACCGGACCTGCTGGTCAACAACGCGGGCATCCTCGGGCCGAGCCCGCAGCCACCGCTCGCCGCCTACCCGCTGGAGGTGCTGCGCGAGGTGTACGAGGTGAACACGCTCGCCCCGCTCGCCCTGATCCAGCTGGCGTTGCCGGCCCTGCGCGAGCGCCGCGGGGCGATCGTCACGGTCACCTCCGACGCGGCCGTGGAGCCGTACCCGGGCTGGGGCGGGTACGGCTCCGCGAAGGCCGCCGCGGAGCAGGCGAGCCGCGTGCTGGCCGCGGAGGAGCCGGACGTACGGGTGTGGGCGGTGGACCCGGGCGACCTGCGGACCCGCATGCACCAGGAGGCGTTCCCCGGCGAGGACATCGGCGACCGGCCGCCGCCGGAGTCGGTGGTGCCGGCCTTCCTGCGGCTGCTCGCCGGCGCCCCGCCGTCGGGCCGCGTCCGCCTGGCCGACCTGGCCGCCACCGGAGCCGCCCGATGA
- a CDS encoding GAF domain-containing sensor histidine kinase, whose amino-acid sequence MSGCDREELRQVSEAVLAVTARLSVRDVLQTIVAAARRLLDARYAALGVPGPGDTFAEFLTDGISDEQWKAIGPMPHRHGLLGAMLLDPEPVRLADVRSHPRFGWWPAAHPVLADFLGMPIVHDGEILGTLFLANKQVPGGFTAADEELLRLLAGHAAIALTNARLYERNRELSVVAERHRIARELHDAVAQKLFSLRLTADAAAALVTRDAERARAELDTVRRLAAEAAEELRAIVEGLRPADLAGDGVGAALRKHVEVLDRAHRPAVRFAGGPVPRLTPEREEAVYRVGQEALHNALRHADASVVTVAVHAGERSVVLEVTDDGRGFDPGTPSRQYGLASMRERARAAGGRLRVRSAPGAGTTVRLEVPADA is encoded by the coding sequence GTGTCCGGCTGCGACCGCGAGGAACTGCGTCAGGTCAGCGAGGCGGTGCTCGCCGTCACCGCCCGCCTGTCGGTGCGCGATGTGCTGCAGACGATCGTCGCGGCGGCGCGCCGGCTGCTCGACGCCCGGTACGCGGCGCTGGGCGTGCCCGGCCCCGGGGACACGTTCGCGGAGTTCCTCACCGACGGCATCAGCGACGAGCAGTGGAAGGCGATCGGGCCGATGCCGCACCGGCACGGCCTGCTCGGCGCGATGCTGCTCGACCCGGAGCCGGTCCGCCTCGCCGACGTGCGCTCGCACCCGCGGTTCGGCTGGTGGCCCGCGGCGCACCCGGTGCTCGCCGACTTCCTCGGCATGCCGATCGTGCACGACGGCGAGATCCTCGGGACCCTGTTCCTGGCCAACAAGCAGGTCCCGGGCGGGTTCACCGCCGCCGACGAGGAGCTGCTGCGGCTGCTCGCCGGGCACGCGGCGATCGCGCTGACCAACGCGCGGCTGTACGAGCGCAACCGCGAGCTGTCGGTCGTGGCCGAACGTCATCGGATCGCCCGGGAGCTGCACGACGCGGTGGCGCAGAAGCTGTTCAGCCTGCGGCTGACCGCCGACGCCGCCGCGGCGCTGGTCACCCGCGACGCCGAACGGGCGCGGGCGGAGCTGGACACCGTACGCCGGCTCGCCGCCGAGGCCGCCGAGGAGCTGCGCGCCATCGTGGAGGGGCTGCGCCCGGCCGACCTCGCCGGTGACGGGGTGGGCGCCGCGCTGCGCAAACACGTGGAGGTGCTGGACCGGGCGCACCGGCCGGCGGTGCGCTTCGCGGGCGGGCCGGTGCCGCGGCTGACGCCCGAGCGGGAGGAGGCGGTCTACCGCGTCGGCCAGGAGGCGCTGCACAACGCGCTGCGCCACGCCGACGCGAGCGTCGTGACGGTCGCCGTCCACGCCGGCGAGCGGTCGGTGGTGCTGGAGGTGACCGACGACGGGCGCGGGTTCGACCCGGGCACGCCGTCACGCCAGTACGGCCTCGCGTCGATGCGCGAGCGGGCCCGCGCGGCGGGCGGCCGGCTGCGGGTACGGTCCGCGCCCGGCGCCGGCACCACCGTACGGCTGGAGGTGCCCGCCGATGCCTGA
- a CDS encoding response regulator, with translation MPEPIRVLVVDDHPVVRQGLRTFLDLQDDMTVVGEAADGAGAVTAAGELSPDVVLLDLRMPGADGIAALRGLREAGSAARVLVVTSFTEPSAVLPAVHAGAAGYVYKDIDPPALASAIRSVHAGHVLLHPDVARLLTEGRAGPGDPQLTPREREVLAAIARGRANREIARQLGLAEKTVKTHVSAILTKLGLQDRTQAALYAVRAGLVDG, from the coding sequence ATGCCTGAGCCGATCCGCGTGCTGGTGGTCGACGACCACCCGGTCGTCCGGCAGGGCTTGCGCACGTTCCTGGATCTGCAGGACGACATGACCGTGGTGGGCGAGGCCGCCGACGGCGCCGGGGCAGTGACCGCGGCCGGCGAGCTGTCCCCCGACGTGGTGCTGCTGGACCTGCGGATGCCCGGCGCCGACGGCATCGCCGCGCTGCGCGGCCTGCGGGAGGCGGGCAGCGCCGCCCGGGTGCTGGTGGTCACGAGCTTCACCGAGCCGTCCGCCGTGCTGCCGGCCGTGCACGCCGGCGCCGCCGGGTACGTCTACAAGGACATCGACCCGCCCGCGCTGGCCTCGGCGATCCGCTCGGTGCACGCCGGTCACGTGCTGCTGCACCCGGACGTGGCACGGCTGCTCACCGAGGGGCGGGCCGGGCCGGGCGACCCGCAGCTGACGCCCCGCGAGCGGGAGGTCCTCGCGGCAATCGCGCGGGGCCGCGCCAACCGGGAGATCGCCCGGCAGCTGGGGCTGGCGGAGAAGACCGTGAAGACCCACGTCAGCGCGATCCTCACCAAGCTGGGGCTGCAGGACCGCACGCAGGCCGCCCTCTACGCGGTGCGCGCGGGGCTGGTGGACGGCTGA
- a CDS encoding DUF3152 domain-containing protein, whose product MPITYPEAGSGAFTAAPAESPFRPRGQVLRYRVLVERDIAGISASGFARTVRATLGDPRGWSAGGERSFRRVGAREPRDFTIYLVTPRTRDELCQDVPDGYTSCRNGDRVVLNVARWVKGVAGYGAPLSVYRQYMVNHEVGHRLGRGHERCPGEGEPAPVMQQQTLGLHGCTPNPWPYRDGERYAGASGVYDDPMPPRDRGKRR is encoded by the coding sequence ATGCCGATCACGTACCCGGAGGCCGGCAGCGGCGCGTTCACCGCCGCGCCGGCCGAGTCCCCGTTCCGGCCGCGCGGGCAGGTGCTGCGCTACCGGGTGCTGGTGGAGAGGGACATCGCCGGGATCAGCGCGAGCGGCTTCGCCCGGACCGTACGGGCCACGCTGGGCGACCCGCGCGGGTGGTCGGCGGGCGGGGAGCGCTCGTTCCGCCGGGTGGGCGCCCGGGAGCCGCGCGACTTCACGATCTACCTGGTCACCCCGCGTACCCGCGACGAGCTGTGCCAGGACGTCCCGGACGGGTACACGTCGTGCCGCAACGGCGACCGGGTCGTGCTGAACGTGGCGCGCTGGGTGAAGGGGGTTGCGGGGTACGGTGCTCCGCTGTCGGTGTACCGGCAGTACATGGTCAATCACGAGGTGGGGCACCGGCTCGGCCGGGGCCATGAGCGCTGTCCGGGCGAGGGTGAGCCGGCGCCGGTGATGCAGCAGCAGACGCTGGGCCTGCACGGCTGTACGCCGAACCCGTGGCCGTACCGCGACGGCGAGCGCTACGCGGGGGCCTCCGGCGTCTACGACGATCCGATGCCACCACGCGACCGCGGGAAGCGCCGCTGA
- a CDS encoding EamA family transporter: protein MGTGARTGAAMAVASMLLVQLGLAVSVGFIDRLGAEGTAWLRLAWAGLILAVLVRPPVWRFERRALLACVALGVATGGVTLLFMAAIARLPLGTASALEFLGPLGVAVVRGRRGTTLWPALAAAGVVLLTQPWHGGADPVGVLFALAAALCWAAYIVLTQRVGDEVTGLRGLGVSMPVAALTATLVAGPSVFPRLTGELLLAGLGLAVMLPVVPFALEFLALRRLTTAAFGTLMSLEPAFALVIGFLVLGQRPGWVPVAGIGFVVAAGIGAERTGARHQLTT from the coding sequence GTGGGCACCGGAGCCCGTACCGGCGCGGCGATGGCCGTGGCGTCGATGCTGCTCGTCCAGCTCGGCCTGGCCGTCTCCGTCGGCTTCATCGACCGCCTCGGCGCGGAGGGCACCGCGTGGCTGCGGCTGGCCTGGGCCGGGCTGATCCTGGCCGTCCTGGTCCGGCCCCCGGTGTGGCGCTTCGAGCGGCGCGCGCTGCTGGCCTGCGTCGCGCTCGGCGTCGCCACCGGCGGCGTCACGCTGCTGTTCATGGCCGCGATCGCCCGGCTGCCGCTGGGTACGGCCAGCGCCCTGGAGTTCCTCGGCCCGCTGGGCGTGGCGGTGGTCCGGGGCCGGCGCGGCACCACGCTGTGGCCGGCGCTGGCCGCGGCCGGGGTCGTGCTGCTGACCCAGCCGTGGCACGGCGGGGCGGACCCGGTGGGCGTGCTGTTCGCGCTGGCGGCGGCGCTGTGCTGGGCGGCGTACATCGTCCTCACCCAGCGGGTGGGCGACGAGGTCACCGGGCTGCGCGGCCTCGGGGTGTCCATGCCGGTCGCCGCGCTGACCGCGACGCTGGTCGCGGGCCCGTCCGTGTTCCCGCGGCTGACGGGGGAACTGCTGCTCGCCGGGCTGGGGCTGGCGGTGATGCTGCCGGTGGTGCCGTTCGCGCTGGAGTTCCTCGCGCTGCGCCGGCTCACCACCGCCGCGTTCGGCACGCTGATGAGCCTGGAGCCGGCGTTCGCCCTGGTCATCGGGTTCCTGGTGCTGGGGCAGCGGCCGGGCTGGGTGCCGGTCGCGGGCATCGGCTTCGTGGTGGCGGCCGGCATCGGCGCGGAGCGCACCGGAGCGCGCCACCAGCTCACCACCTAG
- a CDS encoding PP2C family protein-serine/threonine phosphatase yields the protein MTDLFDAAGTLREAYERVDWAATSLGPVDGWSPALRSTLDLALRTRAPVTLLWGPEFVLVYNEAYVEMIGDKHPAALGARTADVFAEIWDEIGPMLRSVAAGRGATWVEDMRLLMGRRGFLEETYFTFSYSAVYGRDGAIEGVIDIASETTAFVLGSRRLALLSRLNDRLADLDDVPGLLARALPLLREAPRDLAGVDILLPERAGAAPAMPDGDVVVEDHLGGRRAWVRLAGAPPTRGNAVLVAGLSPHLAVDEAYLGFIRLIGTALSQGLNRIRARQAERHAATIQREMAEALQRSLLVPPAQPDHLRVAVRYQPAAEGAQIGGDWYDSFVLPDGRLTIVVGDVTGHDRYAAAAMSQVRNLLRGIAYTLAGGPAGLLTALDDAMAGFGVGMLATCALANVEQDAEQEAAGVRTLRWSNAGHPPPVLLLPDGSVRLLDTRSEALLGTRFRPGRTEHTVELPPGAMVVFYTDGLIERRGTGLDEGIAELVDVLRQRAHPGPEEVCDHLLEHFLGATEDDVVLTVLHARPQQ from the coding sequence GTGACCGATCTCTTCGACGCCGCCGGGACGCTGCGGGAGGCGTACGAGCGCGTCGACTGGGCCGCGACGTCGCTGGGACCGGTGGACGGCTGGAGCCCCGCGCTGCGCTCGACGCTCGACCTAGCGCTGCGCACCCGGGCGCCGGTGACCCTGCTGTGGGGGCCGGAGTTCGTGCTCGTCTACAACGAGGCGTACGTGGAGATGATCGGCGACAAGCACCCGGCCGCGCTGGGCGCCCGTACCGCCGACGTGTTCGCGGAGATCTGGGACGAGATCGGCCCGATGCTGCGGTCGGTGGCCGCCGGCCGGGGCGCCACCTGGGTCGAGGACATGCGGCTGCTGATGGGCCGCCGCGGCTTTCTGGAGGAGACCTACTTCACCTTCTCCTACTCGGCGGTGTACGGGCGGGACGGCGCGATCGAGGGCGTCATCGACATCGCCTCGGAGACCACCGCCTTCGTGCTCGGCAGCCGCCGCCTGGCGCTGCTGAGCCGGCTCAACGACCGGCTCGCCGACCTCGACGACGTGCCGGGCCTGCTCGCGCGGGCGCTGCCGCTGCTGCGGGAAGCGCCCCGCGACCTGGCCGGCGTGGACATCCTGCTGCCCGAGCGGGCGGGCGCCGCGCCGGCGATGCCCGACGGGGACGTCGTCGTGGAGGACCACCTCGGCGGGCGGCGGGCGTGGGTGCGCCTGGCCGGTGCGCCGCCGACGCGGGGCAACGCGGTGCTGGTCGCCGGGCTGAGCCCGCACCTGGCCGTGGACGAGGCGTACCTGGGGTTCATCCGGCTGATCGGCACCGCGCTGTCGCAGGGCCTGAACCGGATCCGGGCCCGGCAGGCGGAGCGGCACGCGGCGACGATCCAGCGGGAGATGGCCGAGGCGCTGCAGCGCAGCCTGCTGGTGCCGCCCGCGCAGCCCGACCACCTGCGGGTGGCGGTGCGCTACCAGCCGGCCGCGGAGGGCGCCCAGATCGGCGGCGACTGGTACGACTCGTTCGTGCTGCCGGACGGGCGGCTGACGATCGTGGTGGGCGACGTGACCGGGCACGACCGGTACGCGGCCGCCGCGATGAGCCAGGTGCGCAACCTGCTGCGGGGCATCGCGTACACCCTGGCGGGCGGTCCGGCCGGGCTGCTGACGGCGCTCGACGACGCCATGGCGGGCTTCGGCGTGGGCATGCTCGCCACCTGCGCGCTGGCCAACGTGGAACAGGACGCGGAGCAGGAGGCGGCCGGCGTACGGACGTTGCGCTGGTCGAATGCGGGTCATCCGCCGCCGGTCCTGCTGCTGCCGGACGGCTCCGTACGCCTGCTGGACACCCGCAGCGAGGCGTTGCTGGGCACCCGGTTCCGGCCCGGCCGCACCGAGCACACCGTCGAGCTGCCGCCCGGCGCGATGGTCGTCTTCTACACCGACGGCCTCATCGAGCGGCGCGGCACCGGCCTGGACGAGGGCATCGCCGAGCTGGTGGACGTGCTGCGGCAGCGGGCGCACCCCGGGCCGGAGGAGGTCTGCGACCATCTCCTCGAGCACTTCCTCGGCGCGACGGAGGACGACGTCGTGCTGACCGTCCTGCACGCCCGCCCGCAGCAGTGA
- a CDS encoding class I SAM-dependent methyltransferase has protein sequence MSDATTWDERYATADRMFSGNPNAALVHEVDGLTPGTALDVGCGEGGDAVWLARQGWAVTAVDVSEVALRRVAVAADEAGVAVEVQRHDLQRSFPGGTFDLVSSQFLYSYGDFPRERILRRAADAVAPGGILLIESHQGHGPGEEHPPIVFPSPAELLAGLDLAPGEWEVLRCAEHPSAGDRTDSTVKLRRAAR, from the coding sequence ATGAGCGATGCGACGACGTGGGACGAGCGGTACGCGACCGCCGACCGGATGTTCAGCGGCAACCCCAATGCCGCCCTGGTGCACGAGGTGGACGGCCTGACCCCCGGCACCGCCCTGGACGTGGGGTGCGGGGAGGGCGGCGACGCCGTCTGGCTGGCCCGCCAGGGCTGGGCCGTCACCGCCGTGGACGTCTCCGAGGTGGCGTTGCGCCGGGTCGCCGTGGCCGCCGACGAGGCCGGGGTGGCCGTCGAGGTGCAGCGGCACGACCTTCAGCGGTCCTTCCCCGGGGGCACCTTCGACCTGGTGTCCTCGCAGTTCCTGTACTCGTACGGCGACTTCCCGCGGGAGCGGATCCTGCGGCGGGCCGCGGACGCCGTCGCACCGGGCGGCATCCTGCTCATCGAGAGCCACCAGGGCCACGGTCCCGGCGAGGAGCACCCGCCGATCGTCTTCCCGTCGCCGGCGGAGCTGCTGGCCGGGCTGGACCTGGCGCCGGGGGAGTGGGAGGTGCTGCGGTGCGCCGAGCACCCGAGCGCGGGGGACCGTACGGACAGCACCGTGAAGCTGCGGCGGGCGGCCCGCTAG
- a CDS encoding MerR family transcriptional regulator — translation MHGSDPQEGVSVGADGEVGYRGVTACQAVGISYRQLDYWARTTLVVPSIRDASGSGTQRLYSFRDLVVLKVVKRLLDAGVSLQNIRKAIETLRSRGVEDLAGITLISDGTTVYECRSPEEVVDLLQGGQGVFGIAIGGAFKEIQGSLSHLPAEPATQAQPVGVPAEPAAGDELAARRARRRAG, via the coding sequence GTGCACGGCTCAGATCCTCAGGAGGGCGTCAGCGTCGGCGCGGACGGCGAGGTCGGGTATCGCGGTGTGACCGCGTGCCAGGCGGTCGGCATCAGCTACCGCCAGCTCGACTACTGGGCCCGTACCACGCTGGTCGTGCCGAGCATCCGCGACGCGTCCGGCTCCGGCACGCAGCGGCTGTACTCGTTCCGGGACCTGGTCGTCCTCAAGGTGGTCAAACGGCTGCTCGACGCCGGGGTGTCGCTGCAGAACATCCGCAAGGCGATCGAGACGCTGCGCTCGCGCGGGGTCGAGGACCTCGCCGGCATCACGCTGATCTCCGACGGCACGACCGTGTACGAGTGCCGCTCGCCGGAGGAGGTCGTCGATCTGCTGCAGGGCGGCCAGGGCGTCTTCGGCATCGCGATCGGCGGGGCGTTCAAGGAGATCCAGGGCTCGCTGTCGCACCTGCCCGCCGAACCGGCCACGCAGGCACAGCCGGTGGGCGTACCGGCCGAACCGGCCGCGGGCGACGAGCTGGCGGCCCGCCGCGCCCGGCGCCGCGCGGGCTGA
- a CDS encoding bifunctional nuclease family protein, with the protein MRELSVVGVRVELPSNQPIVLLREVDGDRYLPIWIGAVEATAIAYEQQGVKPARPLTHDLLRDILTALEAPLKAVEITELKENVFYADLLIGDDLRVSARPSDSIALALRVGAPIRCADQVLTEAGIVIPDEQEDEVEKFREFLDQVRPEDFAG; encoded by the coding sequence GTGCGCGAGCTGAGCGTGGTCGGAGTTCGGGTGGAGCTGCCCAGCAACCAGCCGATCGTCCTGCTCAGGGAGGTCGACGGCGATCGGTACCTGCCGATCTGGATCGGCGCGGTGGAGGCGACCGCCATCGCGTACGAGCAGCAGGGCGTGAAACCGGCCCGGCCCCTGACCCATGACCTGCTCCGGGACATCCTCACGGCGCTCGAGGCGCCGCTGAAGGCGGTCGAGATCACGGAGCTCAAGGAGAACGTCTTCTACGCCGACCTGCTGATCGGCGACGACCTGCGGGTGTCGGCCCGGCCGAGCGACTCGATCGCGCTGGCGCTGCGGGTGGGCGCGCCGATCCGGTGTGCCGACCAGGTGCTGACCGAGGCCGGCATCGTCATCCCGGACGAGCAGGAGGACGAGGTCGAGAAGTTCCGCGAATTCCTCGACCAGGTCCGCCCGGAGGATTTCGCCGGCTGA
- a CDS encoding transcriptional regulator FtsR, translating to MSIGEVLAQLRTEFPDTTISKLRFLEAEGLVDPQRTASGYRKYSWNDVARLRFVLTAQRDQYLPLRVIREQLEALERGDDPLSRQRPTLVAVGSETEAAAEAADTRVSRADLVERTGIGEQLLTELERIGLVVSRPPGWYDGDAVVIVEAVVGLTRHGLEARHLRAFRAGADREVGLFTQLLAPLVRQQDPAARARAAETARELQALSQRLHAALVRAGLRDTLGR from the coding sequence ATGAGCATCGGGGAGGTGCTGGCCCAGCTGCGGACGGAGTTCCCGGACACGACGATCTCGAAGCTCCGGTTCCTGGAGGCGGAAGGGCTGGTCGACCCCCAGCGCACCGCCTCCGGCTACCGCAAGTACTCGTGGAACGACGTGGCGCGGCTGCGCTTCGTGCTGACCGCGCAGCGCGACCAGTACCTCCCGCTCCGGGTGATCCGCGAGCAGCTGGAGGCGCTGGAGCGCGGGGACGACCCGCTGAGCCGGCAGCGGCCCACCCTGGTGGCCGTCGGCTCGGAGACGGAGGCCGCCGCCGAGGCGGCGGACACCCGGGTGTCGCGGGCGGACCTCGTCGAGCGCACCGGCATCGGCGAGCAGCTGCTCACCGAGCTGGAGCGGATCGGCCTGGTCGTCTCGCGCCCGCCGGGCTGGTACGACGGCGACGCGGTGGTGATCGTCGAGGCGGTGGTCGGGCTGACCCGCCACGGCCTCGAGGCGCGCCACCTGCGGGCGTTCCGCGCCGGCGCCGACCGCGAGGTGGGCCTGTTCACGCAGCTGCTGGCGCCGCTGGTGCGCCAGCAGGACCCGGCGGCGCGGGCCCGTGCGGCCGAGACGGCGCGCGAGCTGCAGGCCCTGTCGCAGCGGCTGCACGCGGCGCTGGTCCGGGCCGGCCTGCGTGACACCCTCGGGCGCTGA
- the odhI gene encoding oxoglutarate dehydrogenase inhibitor Odhl: MTRPDDEFPPLDVTSTLNLGALDEVLEGPETDVVPSRMSGSLPPGMALLVVRRGPNAGARFLLDHDVTTSGRHPDSDIFLDDVTVSRRHAEFHRDGGTFTVRDVGSLNGTYVNRERVESATLSNGDEVQIGKFRLVFIAGPRPEGEGGGA; the protein is encoded by the coding sequence ATGACGCGCCCAGACGACGAGTTCCCCCCACTCGACGTCACGTCCACGCTGAACCTCGGTGCGCTCGACGAGGTGCTCGAGGGGCCTGAGACCGACGTGGTGCCGAGCCGGATGTCCGGTTCGCTGCCCCCCGGGATGGCACTGCTCGTGGTGCGCCGCGGCCCGAACGCGGGTGCGCGGTTCCTGCTGGACCACGACGTGACGACCAGCGGCCGGCACCCCGACAGCGACATCTTCCTGGACGACGTGACGGTCTCGCGCCGGCACGCCGAGTTCCACCGCGACGGGGGCACCTTCACGGTCCGCGACGTCGGCTCGCTCAACGGCACGTACGTGAACCGGGAGCGGGTGGAATCCGCGACGCTGAGCAACGGTGACGAGGTCCAGATCGGCAAGTTCCGGCTGGTCTTCATCGCCGGTCCGCGGCCGGAGGGCGAGGGCGGCGGGGCGTGA
- the gcvH gene encoding glycine cleavage system protein GcvH, with protein MIPEDLRYTAEHEWVSGDGTGPVRVGITHFAQDALGDIVYVQLPDEGTVVQAGDQLGEIESTKSVSELYAPVAGTVVARNATLADEPELINAEPYAAGWLVEIAPDDPAALGSLLDAEAYRALTDS; from the coding sequence GTGATTCCTGAGGATCTGCGGTACACGGCCGAGCACGAGTGGGTGTCCGGCGACGGCACCGGTCCCGTGCGCGTGGGCATCACCCACTTCGCGCAGGACGCGCTCGGCGACATCGTCTACGTGCAGCTGCCCGACGAGGGCACGGTGGTGCAGGCCGGCGACCAGCTGGGCGAGATCGAGTCGACCAAGAGCGTCTCCGAGCTGTACGCGCCGGTGGCGGGCACGGTGGTCGCCCGCAACGCCACGCTGGCCGACGAGCCCGAGCTGATCAACGCCGAGCCGTACGCGGCCGGCTGGCTGGTCGAGATCGCGCCGGACGACCCTGCGGCGCTCGGCAGCCTGCTGGACGCCGAGGCGTACCGGGCGCTGACCGACAGCTGA